A window of the Alnus glutinosa chromosome 4, dhAlnGlut1.1, whole genome shotgun sequence genome harbors these coding sequences:
- the LOC133865489 gene encoding adenylate isopentenyltransferase translates to MRFNPFPLSPPPAHLSHSHKVFVLSASKPLRPRWPRMGSTINTPIATFRRHRKKDKIVVIMGATGTGKSKLSIDLGIRFNGEIINSDKMQVYKGLDITTNKILPHERRGVRHHLLGEVDPDEGEFTPAQFRQVGGSIISDITSRRKLPLIAGGSNSLVHALVAERFDPKSNVFDGLGLVSSELRYNCCFLWVDVSFMVLSEYLSKRVDDMLDLGMFEELAEFYDPAESENTSPRTGLRKAIGVPELERYFRRYPSSVPDLVRNSAYEEAVREIKDNTCQLAKRQIGKIVQLREAGWDLRRVDATEAFIAVMTSAEGWSEIWEKQVLEPCVKIVRPFLEE, encoded by the coding sequence ATGAGATTCAATCCCTTCCCATTATCCCCTCCTCCTGCCCACCTCTCCCATTCCCACAAAGTCTTCGTCCTCTCTGCCTCCAAACCCCTCAGACCACGCTGGCCTCGCATGGGGTCTACCATCAATACACCAATCGCCACCTTCCGTCGCCACCGCAAGAAGGACAAGATCGTCGTCATCATGGGGGCTACCGGAACCGGAAAATCCAAACTTTCCATCGACCTCGGCATCCGCTTCAATGGCGAGATCATCAACTCCGACAAAATGCAAGTCTACAAGGGCCTCGACATCACCACCAACAAAATCCTACCCCACGAGCGGCGCGGCGTCCGCCACCACCTCCTAGGCGAGGTCGACCCGGACGAAGGCGAGTTCACCCCCGCCCAGTTCCGCCAAGTCGGGGGGTCCATCATCTCTGACATCACTTCGAGAAGGAAGCTGCCCCTCATCGCCGGCGGGTCCAACTCGTTGGTACATGCGCTGGTCGCAGAGAGGTTCGATCCCAAGTCAAACGTCTTCGACGGGTTGGGGTTGGTCTCGTCGGAGCTGCGATACAACTGTTGTTTTCTCTGGGTGGACGTGTCGTTCATGGTGCTGTCGGAGTACCTGTCGAAGCGGGTGGACGACATGCTCGACTTGGGGATGTTCGAGGAGCTGGCCGAATTCTACGACCCGGCCGAGTCCGAAAACACGTCCCCTCGTACCGGGTTGAGGAAAGCCATCGGAGTCCCAGAGTTGGAGCGGTATTTCAGAAGGTACCCATCCTCCGTTCCCGATCTGGTGCGGAATAGTGCATACGAGGAGGCGGTGAGGGAGATAAAGGACAACACGTGTCAGCTGGCGAAGCGGCAGATAGGGAAAATCGTGCAGCTGAGGGAAGCCGGGTGGGACCTGAGGAGGGTTGACGCCACGGAAGCGTTTATTGCGGTGATGACGTCAGCGGAGGGGTGGTCTGAAATTTGGGAGAAGCAGGTGTTAGAGCCATGCGTGAAGATTGTGAGGCCTTTCTTGGAGGAGTAG